Genomic window (Rhodothermales bacterium):
GCGACCGCCATGATGTCATCCGAGAAACGGCGCATCGAGACCCCATCGGCAAGGAGGCGCTGGAGCGCCGGCGGGTTTTTGGCGTCGTAGCTGGCCAGCATCGAGATCGAGGCCGCGGCCGCGGCCGTCGAGATTGCCTCCTGGTACGAGGAGGGGAGTTGCGCGTAGGCGTCTTTATTGACATAGATTGAGAGCCCTGGTCCGGGCTC
Coding sequences:
- a CDS encoding ABC transporter substrate-binding protein, with amino-acid sequence EPGPGLSIYVNKDAYAQLPSSYQEAISTAAAAASISMLASYDAKNPPALQRLLADGVSMRRFSDDIMAVAERTAFEIMESQAAAEPGYGKVYGAFKQFRESSYRWFATSENAYAAYAFERFKPAT